CCAACTGGAACTCCCGCTCCGAGACGTCGTGACTGACCGCGTACCCCGCGACCACCGACGGCGCGTCGGCCGGCGAGTCCAGGTAGCGGGCCTCACGACCGATGACGACGGCCAGCTCCACCTCCCAGTCCGTCTTGACCGAACCGCGCGGGATCAGCACCCGGTCCCGGGGGCCGACCACCGTCGACGGGTCCTTCATGAACACCACCGGACGCGCCGGCACGGCCGCCCCGGTCTCCTCCGCGTGGTCACGGTAGTTCAACCCGACACAGACCACCTTCCCCGGCCGGGCCACCGGAGCACCGACCCGGGCGGCGGCGTCGGCCTCCGGCAGGCCGCCGGCGGCGACGGCGGCGCGCACCCGGTCGAGTCCGCCGGTGGCGAAGAAGTCCCGGTCGAAGTCCGGGACCACACCGGACAGGTCCAGCAGCCGGCCGTCCTCGGCCAGTACCGCCGGGCGTTCCTCTCCCGCCGGTCCGATGCGCAGCAGCTTCACGTCAGACTTCTTCCCTCGATGCCGAACGAACGGGGCGAATCTAGCTCCGCTTCCAGGCGAGCGCAAGAAGTCATGGGATCTCTTTCCGCCCAGTCGGCACCTTCCACCCCGCACGCCGATCACCTCGAAAACGCCGGAACGGCGACGACTCCGCCAGCTTTGGTGAGGTAGATTGCGGAGACCCGCCGCCACGTCGACTACGGCACCGCCCCGGTCGACCCGCGAAGAGATCCTACATCTCGCTTCACCACGCGCCCCAGCCCAGGGAGGGCCCATGGCAGTCCACCGCCTCACCCCCGCCGCCGACCACCCCGGACCGCCGCTCGGCCTCGGCTGCGCCCCGCTGGGCAACATGTTCCGGGCGCGCTCCGACGAGGAGGTCGAGCAGGTGCTCGAAGCCGCCTGGGAGGCGGGCGTGCGGTACTTCGACACCGCCCCGCACTACGGGCTCGGCCTCTCCGAACGGCGGCTGGGCCGCTTCCTGGCGACCAAGCCGCGCGACGAGTTCGTCCTGTCGACCAAGGTCGGGCGGCTCCTGCGGCCGGACCCGGACTGGGACGGCGCGTCGAGCGACCCGGAGGGGTTCGTGGTGCCGGCCCGGCTGCGCCGGCACTGGGACTTCGGCCCGGAGGGCATCCGGGCCGGCCTGGCGGACTCGCTCGACCGGCTGGGGCTGGACCGGGTGGACGTCCTCTACCTGCACGACCCGGAGCACTCGGGCGACCCCCGGGCCGCCGTCGACGGCATGGCGGCGCTGGCCGAGCTGCGCGCGGAGGGCCTGGTCTCCTCGGTGGGCGTCGGGTCGATGGACCCGGCCGCGCTGACCGCCGCGGTCGAAACCGGCCTCGCCGACGTGGTCATGGTGGCGAACCGGTACACCCTGCTCGACCAGAGCGCGCTGCCGGAGCTGCTCCCCGCCTGCGAGCGGCACGGCACGGCGGTGGTCGCCGCCGCCGTGTTCAACAGCGGGCTGCTGGCGCGCTCCCCCAGCGCGGACGCCACGTTCGACTACCGGCGGGTGCCCGAGGAGGTGCTCGCCCGGGCCCGCCGGATCGAGGCGGTCTGCGCGGCACACGGCGTGGAGCTGCCCGCGGCCGCCCTGCGCTACCCGCTGCTCGACCCGCGGGTGGCGGCCGTGGTGGTCGGCGCCGACAGCGCCGGGCAGGTCCGCGAGAACGTGGCCCGGCTCGGAGCGCCGATCCCCGCCGGGCTCTGGGACGCCCTGGCGGCCGAGGGCCTGGCCCCCCGGCACGGCGGCGGCGCGGTGGCCCCCTCCGAGCCGCCCGCCGCACGATAGCCCGGTAGATTCATCACAGAACTTTGGCCAGTTTGTGCGGCATTTGCCGCACATGTGCGAATTATTGATGCTGTCGCAACCATAGACATGGGAGAACTTGCTCGTTACGTTGCCGACACGACTCGGCAACACGGGAGTGAGCATGCTCAGACGTATGACCACCGCCGTCGTGGCAGCCGCCACGATGGCGCTTTCGACGACGGTGGTGGGGCTCGCCGCGCAGCCCGCCCAGGCGGTCGGCGCGGTGTACTTCGTCGCACCGACCGGCAGCGACTCGGCGGCCGGGGGCGAGCAGACGCCGCTGCGCACCATCCAGCACTGCGCGGACCTCGCGCAGCCCGGCGACACCTGCCGGATCCAATCCGGCGTCTACCGGGAGACGGTCACCCCGCCCACCTCGGGCACCGCGACGGCCCCGATCAGGTTCGAGGCGGCGCCCGGCGCCCAGGTGACCGTCGACGGCACCGACCCGGTGACCGGCTGGAGCCTCGACTCCGGCAGCGTCTACAAGGCGTCCGTCACCCTCGCGGGCACCCCGGCCGCCCCGTACAGCGGCAGCGTCGACCCCGCCGACACCGACCTGTGGGCCAACCAGGTCTTCACCGGCGGCACGGTGGTGCCGGAGGCCGCCTACCCGGCCGCGGCGGCGGGTGTCTGGGGCACCTCGTACATCACCTCGGGCTGGAGCGGCACCCGCACCAGCGGCGGCACCTGCTCGACCGCCCCCTGCACCTCCACCGGCACCGGCAGCCTCACCTACTCGGGCTTCCCCGCCCTGGGCGACCTGACCGGCGCCACCGTCCAGCTGGCCGGCTCCTGGGTCACCACCACCAGCACCGTCACCTCCGGCACCCTGGACGGCACCAACAAGACCCTCCAGCTGTCCTTCCCCAACAGCGACTCGCACGTCATGATCGGCGGCGCCTCGCCCGACTTCCGGCTGGTCGGCAAGAAGTCCTTCCTGCGCGCGCCCGGCCAGTGGTTCTACGACGCGGGCAGCCACCAGCTGTTCATGTGGGCCGCCAACGGCCAGGCGCCGCAGGACGTCACCGCCAAGAAGCGCAACTACGGCTTCGACCTGGCCGGGCGGAGCTCGATCACCGTCACCGGGATCGGGCTGTTCGGCACCACCGTCCGCACCGACGACGCCAGTTCGAACATCACCCTGGCCGGGATCAGCGCCAAGTACCTGTCCGAGTGGCAGACCACGCAGTACCACACCGACCTGCCGTACGCGGGCATCTACGCCGGCAACCACCGCGCGGACAGCGGCATCCGGCTGCACGGCACCGGCAACACCCTGGTCGACAGCCGGATCCAGTACTCCGGCGGGGCGGGCGTCTCGCTCAAGGGCACCGGCCACACCGTGCGGAACAACCTGATCACCGACATCGCCTACAACGGCTCGTACGCGGCGGCCGTCACCGTGGAGGACGGCATCCGCGCCTCCGCGATCGTGTCCAACACGCTGCGCTCCACCGGCCGCGACATGATCAACCTGAACACCAACGCCTACCCGAACCCGGGCTACGAGCTGCGGATCGCCTACAACGACATGTCGGACTACGCGAAGATCGGCCAGGACCTGGGGGCGATCTACGTCTGCTGCGACACCTCGCTCGGCGGCCGGATCGACCACAACACGATCCACAACCCGGCCCAGGTCGGCAACGGGCTGCACTTCGACAACGGCACCATCAACGTCAACGTCGACCACAACGTGTTCTGGGGCCTGGGCGCCAACTCGGTCGGCGGCTACGGCATCGCGCAGGGCGGCTGGTCCGCCGGGCACCCGCTGCCGTACCTGACGGGCACGTACACCAACAACACCGTGGTGACGCCCAACCAGTCGACGATCTTCAACTACTACGCCACGGCGGCGCAGGTCGCCAACACCACCGCCCGCAACAACATCCTGGACGGGAAGAAGCCGGCCAACCAGTCGTACGCCTACATCGCCGGCGGCACGCCGAACGAGTCAAACGACCTGGCCACGACGTACAGCCAGAACCCCGGTGCCAACACCCCGAACCCCGGCTACCGGAACTTCGCGGCCAACGACTTCGCCCCGGCCGCCGGATCGCCCGCGATCGACGCGGGCACGCCGGTCGCCGGCGTGACCGACGGCTACACGGGCAGCGCCCCCGACCAGGGCGCCTACGAGTCCGGCCAGGCGACCTGGCTGACCGGGTGCACCATCGCCCCCGAGTGCGGCAGCGCCTCGGCCGGCAAGGTCACCCTGGTCGCCCGGCACAGCGGCAAGGACGTCGGTGCGAACGGGAGCGCGGCGCAGACCACCCAGCAGACCGACACCGCGAGCGCCGCCCAGCAGTGGGCGCTGCTGCCCCAGGCGGGCGGCACGGTGCAGATCAAGAACCTCGCCACCGGGCTCTGCCTCGCGGTGGCCGGCCAGCGCACCGACGACCTCGCCCCGGTCTACCAGTGGACCTGCTCCACGCAGCCGCACTTCCTGTGGAACCTGCGCGACACCGAGCAGGGCTACCAGCAGATCGTGAACGCCAACTCGGCCAAGTGCCTCAACGTGTACGGCGTCAGCACCGCGGACGGGGCCGACCTCATCCAGTACACCTGCAGCAAGGTCGGGAACATGGAATTCACCGTCCGACCGGTCAAGTAGGCGACCGCCGGTCCCCCGCGCGGGCAGCCGCCCGCGCGGGGGACCGGCGCGTCCCGACCCGCACGGCACGGACAGCACAGACGGAGAGGAACCGAGCACGATGGACGACAGCACTCCCGGCACCACCCGCCCGAGCGGCGGCACCCACGTCACCGGACGGCGGACCAGGCTCCGGCCCGGCCTGGAGGCCCGGTACGAGACCGTGCACGCGCGGATCCCCGAGCCGGTGTTCGAGGCCCTGCGCGCGTGCGGGGTGGTCAGCTGGCGGATCTGGCGCGACGGGCGCAGCCTGTTCCACTGCATCGAGACCGAGCGGGGCTACGACGCCATGGTGGAGCGGATCGTCGCGCTGGGCCCGATCGACCCGGAGTGGGACGCCACGATCGCGGCGCTGCTGGAGCAGGACGAGGAGGCGGACGCCCTCCTCCCGGCGGTCTGGACGATGGACCGCACGCGCCAGTACGCCGGAGCGGCGGGCACGGGGCCCGCCGCTCCGGCGTAGGCGTGTAGGCGTGTAGGCGTGAGGGCCGGTCAGGAGGTGAGCGGAGGCCGCCCGGCGGCCTCCCACGCCTCGTACTCGGCGCGGCCCACCTCGTCGAGGGGGTAGTAGCGGCGCAGTGCGCCGCCCAGGGCGAGCTTCTGCCGCGAGAAGTCCTCCCACGCCTCGTGCACCGCGCTGGAGCGAGCCACCTCGGCGGCCTTGGCCACCGGCACCACGACCGCGCCGTCGTCGTCGGCGACGATCAGGTCGCCGGGCAGGACGAGGGCGCCGCCCACCGCGACCGGCACGTGGTAGCCCCAGGGCAGCAGGTCGCCCTGCGAGGCGTAGTGCGGCGTGGGGCCGAGCGACCAGATCGGCAGGTCGAGCAGGTCGAGCTTGGCGGAGTCCCGGATGCCGCCGTCCGCCACCAGCCCCAGGCCGCCGCGGTTGAGCAGGTGGGTGCCGAGCATCTCGCCGACCACGCCGCTGCGCAGCGAGCCGTGCGCCTGGACGACCAGGACGTCGCCGGGCTCGATGAAGTCGAGCACCGCCCAGAGCGCGGTGGCCCGCTCGACGTACTCCTGGGTGACGCCGGCGTCGGTGTAGATGTCCTCGCGCATCGGCATGAGCTGGAGGGTGACCGCCCGGCCGACGATCCGGCGGCCGGGCTTGTTGGTGCGGGGGCCCTGGAGGAAGGTCTTGGTGATCCCCATCTGGTGCAGCTTGGCCGAGGCGGTGGCGGCGGTCACGGTGGCGAACGCCTCGACCAGGCCGGGGTCCAGCGGCGGGACGGCCGGGCCGCGGACCGGGAGCGTCCAGGCGCCCTCGATCCGGTACTCGGGGATGCCGTCCGGGCCGATGGCGACCGGGTGGACCGCTCCGTCGGGAGCGGCGCCGCTCACCGGTACACCTCGACGCTGTAGTGGCCCTCGACGTAGGGGTACTGCTCCTCCAGGCCGTCGATGACGTCCGCGCCGAGGCCGGGCGACCCCAGCACGGAGACCCGGCCGTCCTTGACCGGCGAGCCGCCCTGGACGACGCCCCAGCGCAGCGGGCCCTGGACCATGCACTCCTCGACCATCGGGGCGTTGGGCAGCGCCGCCACCGCGTGGGCGTTGGCCATCAGCATCAGGCCGTTGTGCCAGGAGTGCGGGATCAGCGACAGGCCCGCGGCGGCGGCGATCCGTCCGACCCGCATGACCTCGGTGATGCCGCACACCCCGGCGTCGGGCTGGACGATGTCGAAGCAGCCGTTCTCGATCCACGGGCGGAACTGCTCGATGGTGGTGAACGATTCGCCGCCGCTGATCCGCAGCGGGACGGCCTGGTTCAGTTCGGCGTACCCGGCCAGGTCGTCCTTGGCGATCGGCTCCTCCAGCCAGAGCGCGCCGCGCTCGGACAGGCCCTCGGCGAGGACCCGGGCCTCGGCGCGGGAGAGTCGGCTGTTGGCGTCGACCGCCAGCGCGGCGCGGCCGTCCACGGCGTCGCGGACTTCGTCGTAGAGGGCGAGGAAGCGGGCCGGGGTGATCCGGTCCCAGTGCCAGGCGGTGCCGAGCCGGAACTTGACGGTGCGGTAGCCCGCGTCGACGTAGCCGAGCACGTCGGCGATCAGGGTCCGCGGGTCGTCGTGCCAGTCGTAGCGGACGCCGCCGGAGGCGTAGACGTCGACCGGGTCCGTCGCGGCGTCGGGGTTGAGCAGTCGGGCGACGGGCTTGCCGGCGGCGCGGCCCCGGGCGTCCCACAGGGCGCAGTCGATGCCGGCCACGGCGAAGTCGTGGGCGGAGCCGACGGCGTGCTCCAGGGCCGTCCCGGTGGGGCGGGGCACGACGGAGAAGTCGTCGAGTTCGGCGCCGACCAGGCTGTCGCGGTACCAGCGGACCCAGTCGGCGATCTGCCGGGGGTTGCCGTAGGAGCAGGCTTCGCCGACGCCGGTCACGCCGTCGTCGGTCTCCACGACGACGACGGCCACGTCGGCCTTGACGCTGCGGTAGCGGTCGGTCACCCACTGGTCCTCCCGGCTGTGCAGCCGGGTGCCGCAGAGGGTGCGGACGTCAGTGATCACGGGGCTCGGGCCTTTCTGGGGGCTCACGCCTTCTCCGCTCCGGCCTTCTGGCCGGCGACCAGGAAGCGCTGGGCGAAGAGGAAGATGAGCAGGATCGGGGAGATGGACAGCAGGGCCGCCAGCGCGACCTCGGGCTCGCGCACGGGGATGCCGGTGAAGTTGGCGCCGCCCAGGGCGTTGGTGTTGCGGACGAGCAGTTGCAGGCCGGTCTGCACGTTGGCGAGTTCCGGATCGGTGTTCATGATGTACGGCAGGAAGAAGGTGTTCCAGGCCGTCACGAACGAGAAGAACGAGACCATCGCGATGGCCGGCCGGGCGATCGGCGCGTAGATCCGGAAGAAGATCGCCCACTCCGACGCCCCGTCCAGCCGGGCCGCCTCGATCAGCGAGTCCGGCATCGAGGCGGCCGCGTGCAGGTACACGATGTAGACGCCGAACGGGTAGAAGGACAGCGGCAGGATCACCGCCCACAGCGTGTTCGTCAGGTTGACCGCGGACATCTCCAGGTAGAGCGGCAGGATCAGCGCGGCCTGCGGCACGATCATGGTGACCAGGGTCAGGAACAGCGTGGTGGTGCGGCCGACGAAGGAGAACTTCGCCAGGCCGTAGCCGGCGGGCACGCAGGTGAGCACCGTCAGCACGACGGTGCTCACGCTGATCACCGCCGAGTTGGCCAGCCAGGTGGCGAAGATCCCGCCGTTGTAGTCGAAGACGTGCCATCCGGCGTGCGCGACGTTGGAGAGGCTGCCGAAGGACAGCGGCTGGTCGCCGTTGAGCTGGTCCCGGGTCTTGGTGGGGGCCAGCAGCAGCCACAGGATCGGGATGCCGAAGAACAGGACGGTCGTCGCCAGCAGCGCGTTGCGGCCGAAGGAGCCCGCCGAGAGGCCCCGGTGGCGACGGCCGGAGGACGGTGCGGTGTTCACGCCTCCCCCTTCGAGTAGAAGCGGGTCTTCTTGACCACGACGACCGCCGCCGTCACCGTGACGATCAACAGCAGCACCGAGAGCGCCGACGCCCGGCCGTAGTTGGACTCGCCGGTGGCGTAGGAGAAGACGAGCTGGTTGAGCGACCAGGCGCTGTCGATCTGGCCCCGGGCGCCCGCGCCGAGGACCTGCGGTTCGACGAAGACCTGGAAGCCGTTGGCCAGCGAGACGATGAAGATGAAGCCGATGTAGCTGCGCAGCATCGGCAGCTTGATGTGCCACACGACGTGCCAGGCGCGGGCGCCGTCGAGCTCGGCGGCCTCCAGCACCTCCTTGGAGATGTCGGTCAGCGCGCCGTAGAGCAGGACGATCCAGCCGCCGGCCCCGGCCGCGATGCCCATCACGGCCAGGATCAGCGGGAGGGTGCCGTCCCGGACGACCGTGCCGGAGTCGTCGGCGAACGGGCGCAGCAGCGCGCCCACCGGGCTGACCCCGGGCGAGAACATGAACAGCCACAGCAGGGCGGCGGCGGCTCCGGTGACGGCTCCGGGGACGTACGACACGAACCGGGTCAGCGCGGCGAAGCGGGTGCGCCGCGCGTCCATCGCCAGGGCGAGGGCGAAGACGACGACCAGCATCGTCGGGAGCCAGATCAGCAGGTACTGGGCCACGTTCCCGGCGGCCCGGGCGGTGCGGTAGTCGCTGAGGACCGCCGAGTAGTTCTCCGTCGCGCTGGTGTACGAGGGGCCGATGACGGGGGTCACCGAGAACGAGGTGGCGATGCCGTAGACCGTGGGCACGAGCCCGAACAGGACCAGGAAGACCAGGTAGGGCAGGACGAAGGAGAGGCCCGCGGTGCGGCGCCGGAGCCGGCCCCGCACCGCGGTGGTGCGCCGTGGCATCCGCTACTCGCCCTTGACCGTGTAGCTCGCGGACTGCGCCGCCTTGGTCAGCTGCTCGCCGAAGGCCGTCAGCGCGGCCCCGATGTCCTGGCCCCGGCTCTTGACGACGGTCGCGTTGAACGCGTCCTCGGCCTGGACCTGGAAGCGGACGAAGCCGAGCGTCGGCGAGATCTTGCCCGCCGCGTCCCGGTAGACGGCCGAGGGGTCCTCGGCGTACCAGTCGTCCTTGGCGACCTTGGCCAGCCAGGCGTCGGCGGCCTCGGTGGCGGCGGGGTAGCTGGGCGAGGCGGTCTGGACGACCGGGTCGGTGGCCATGCCGGCGGCGAACTCGGCCGCGGCGGCCCGGTTCTTGGAGAGGGCCGACACCACCCAGATGCCGCCGCCCGCGGTGCCCGAGGCGTTGGTCGCGGCGCCCGGCCAGGTCGGCATCGGCGCGACCGCCCACTGGCCCTTGTCCGGCGAGTTCGGCTTGATGCCGTACTCGCCCATCCACGCCGGGGAGATCGTGGCGAGCAGCTTGCCCTCCTTGACGACCGGCGTGTAGGCGGCGTCGAACGGGTCGAGGGTGGAGAGCGTCTTGTTGGCGAGCAGCGGCCCGACCACGTCGTTCACCCGGGTGCAGGCCGTCGACTTCACGTCGATGGTGACCGAGGTCGGGCTGCTGGAGGCGTTGAACTCGCAACCGCTGGAGCCGTAGTAGCCGTTGAGCCCGTACCGGCTGTTCACCGAGCCCAGCGAGTAGCCGGGGTGCTCCTGCGCGACCCGGTTGCCGAGCGCCAGCCAGTCGTCGAAGGTCTTCGGCACGGTGTAGCCGAACTGGGTGAACAGGGTCGTGTTGTAGTAGAGGACGGTCTGCGCCAGGTCGTTGGGCAGGCAGTAGGTCTTGCCGTCGAAGGTGCAGGCCGCCGTGGAGCCCTTCGCGAACTTGTTCAGGACGTCGGCGCCGACCGCGTCGTCGAGCGGCAGCGCGTAGTTCACCGGGTTGACCACCATGGTGGCGAGCTCGTCCGGGTAGCTGAGGAACACCGCGTCGGGCACGTCCTTGCCCGCCTTGACGGCGAGGGCGATCTGCGCCGAGATGTTGCCGTGGGTGTTGTCCACCGACTTGACGGTGGCGTGCAGCTCGGGGTGGGCCGAGGCGTAGTCCTGGGCGGGCTTGGTGCGGGTGTCGTCGACCCAGATGGTGATCGGGGCGGAAGCCTGCTGTTCCACCGCGGCCTTGGTGCCGCCCGGGCCGCCGCACGCGGCGAGTACGAGACTGGTGGCGGCGAGGAGGGGTGCGGCCGCGAATCTGGCTCTCATAATAAGGTTCTCTTCCTCGGAGACGGGGTGAACCGGGTGCCACCCGAGAGGGAGTTCTCCGATCTCTTGTGCACGCTAAGCGCTTATGTGACACCTTCGTGTCGCCAGTGTCAACGTCTGTCGATGAAGTCAT
The window above is part of the Kitasatospora sp. NA04385 genome. Proteins encoded here:
- a CDS encoding ABC transporter substrate-binding protein, which produces MRARFAAAPLLAATSLVLAACGGPGGTKAAVEQQASAPITIWVDDTRTKPAQDYASAHPELHATVKSVDNTHGNISAQIALAVKAGKDVPDAVFLSYPDELATMVVNPVNYALPLDDAVGADVLNKFAKGSTAACTFDGKTYCLPNDLAQTVLYYNTTLFTQFGYTVPKTFDDWLALGNRVAQEHPGYSLGSVNSRYGLNGYYGSSGCEFNASSSPTSVTIDVKSTACTRVNDVVGPLLANKTLSTLDPFDAAYTPVVKEGKLLATISPAWMGEYGIKPNSPDKGQWAVAPMPTWPGAATNASGTAGGGIWVVSALSKNRAAAAEFAAGMATDPVVQTASPSYPAATEAADAWLAKVAKDDWYAEDPSAVYRDAAGKISPTLGFVRFQVQAEDAFNATVVKSRGQDIGAALTAFGEQLTKAAQSASYTVKGE
- a CDS encoding ribonuclease activity regulator RraA; its protein translation is MSGAAPDGAVHPVAIGPDGIPEYRIEGAWTLPVRGPAVPPLDPGLVEAFATVTAATASAKLHQMGITKTFLQGPRTNKPGRRIVGRAVTLQLMPMREDIYTDAGVTQEYVERATALWAVLDFIEPGDVLVVQAHGSLRSGVVGEMLGTHLLNRGGLGLVADGGIRDSAKLDLLDLPIWSLGPTPHYASQGDLLPWGYHVPVAVGGALVLPGDLIVADDDGAVVVPVAKAAEVARSSAVHEAWEDFSRQKLALGGALRRYYPLDEVGRAEYEAWEAAGRPPLTS
- a CDS encoding fumarylacetoacetate hydrolase family protein, producing MKLLRIGPAGEERPAVLAEDGRLLDLSGVVPDFDRDFFATGGLDRVRAAVAAGGLPEADAAARVGAPVARPGKVVCVGLNYRDHAEETGAAVPARPVVFMKDPSTVVGPRDRVLIPRGSVKTDWEVELAVVIGREARYLDSPADAPSVVAGYAVSHDVSEREFQLEYSAQWDLGKSCETFNPLGPWLVTADEVGDPQDLGLRLSVNGLVRQDGNTKNMIFEVNHLVWYLSQYMVLRPGDVINTGTPAGVALGLPDTPYLRPGDVVELGIDGLGEQRQTFVPADHEGPGAPEGAAA
- a CDS encoding carbohydrate ABC transporter permease, which codes for MPRRTTAVRGRLRRRTAGLSFVLPYLVFLVLFGLVPTVYGIATSFSVTPVIGPSYTSATENYSAVLSDYRTARAAGNVAQYLLIWLPTMLVVVFALALAMDARRTRFAALTRFVSYVPGAVTGAAAALLWLFMFSPGVSPVGALLRPFADDSGTVVRDGTLPLILAVMGIAAGAGGWIVLLYGALTDISKEVLEAAELDGARAWHVVWHIKLPMLRSYIGFIFIVSLANGFQVFVEPQVLGAGARGQIDSAWSLNQLVFSYATGESNYGRASALSVLLLIVTVTAAVVVVKKTRFYSKGEA
- a CDS encoding carbohydrate ABC transporter permease, with protein sequence MNTAPSSGRRHRGLSAGSFGRNALLATTVLFFGIPILWLLLAPTKTRDQLNGDQPLSFGSLSNVAHAGWHVFDYNGGIFATWLANSAVISVSTVVLTVLTCVPAGYGLAKFSFVGRTTTLFLTLVTMIVPQAALILPLYLEMSAVNLTNTLWAVILPLSFYPFGVYIVYLHAAASMPDSLIEAARLDGASEWAIFFRIYAPIARPAIAMVSFFSFVTAWNTFFLPYIMNTDPELANVQTGLQLLVRNTNALGGANFTGIPVREPEVALAALLSISPILLIFLFAQRFLVAGQKAGAEKA
- a CDS encoding L-rhamnose mutarotase, which produces MDDSTPGTTRPSGGTHVTGRRTRLRPGLEARYETVHARIPEPVFEALRACGVVSWRIWRDGRSLFHCIETERGYDAMVERIVALGPIDPEWDATIAALLEQDEEADALLPAVWTMDRTRQYAGAAGTGPAAPA
- a CDS encoding RICIN domain-containing protein, which produces MTTAVVAAATMALSTTVVGLAAQPAQAVGAVYFVAPTGSDSAAGGEQTPLRTIQHCADLAQPGDTCRIQSGVYRETVTPPTSGTATAPIRFEAAPGAQVTVDGTDPVTGWSLDSGSVYKASVTLAGTPAAPYSGSVDPADTDLWANQVFTGGTVVPEAAYPAAAAGVWGTSYITSGWSGTRTSGGTCSTAPCTSTGTGSLTYSGFPALGDLTGATVQLAGSWVTTTSTVTSGTLDGTNKTLQLSFPNSDSHVMIGGASPDFRLVGKKSFLRAPGQWFYDAGSHQLFMWAANGQAPQDVTAKKRNYGFDLAGRSSITVTGIGLFGTTVRTDDASSNITLAGISAKYLSEWQTTQYHTDLPYAGIYAGNHRADSGIRLHGTGNTLVDSRIQYSGGAGVSLKGTGHTVRNNLITDIAYNGSYAAAVTVEDGIRASAIVSNTLRSTGRDMINLNTNAYPNPGYELRIAYNDMSDYAKIGQDLGAIYVCCDTSLGGRIDHNTIHNPAQVGNGLHFDNGTINVNVDHNVFWGLGANSVGGYGIAQGGWSAGHPLPYLTGTYTNNTVVTPNQSTIFNYYATAAQVANTTARNNILDGKKPANQSYAYIAGGTPNESNDLATTYSQNPGANTPNPGYRNFAANDFAPAAGSPAIDAGTPVAGVTDGYTGSAPDQGAYESGQATWLTGCTIAPECGSASAGKVTLVARHSGKDVGANGSAAQTTQQTDTASAAQQWALLPQAGGTVQIKNLATGLCLAVAGQRTDDLAPVYQWTCSTQPHFLWNLRDTEQGYQQIVNANSAKCLNVYGVSTADGADLIQYTCSKVGNMEFTVRPVK
- a CDS encoding aldo/keto reductase, with product MAVHRLTPAADHPGPPLGLGCAPLGNMFRARSDEEVEQVLEAAWEAGVRYFDTAPHYGLGLSERRLGRFLATKPRDEFVLSTKVGRLLRPDPDWDGASSDPEGFVVPARLRRHWDFGPEGIRAGLADSLDRLGLDRVDVLYLHDPEHSGDPRAAVDGMAALAELRAEGLVSSVGVGSMDPAALTAAVETGLADVVMVANRYTLLDQSALPELLPACERHGTAVVAAAVFNSGLLARSPSADATFDYRRVPEEVLARARRIEAVCAAHGVELPAAALRYPLLDPRVAAVVVGADSAGQVRENVARLGAPIPAGLWDALAAEGLAPRHGGGAVAPSEPPAAR
- a CDS encoding mandelate racemase/muconate lactonizing enzyme family protein, with the translated sequence MITDVRTLCGTRLHSREDQWVTDRYRSVKADVAVVVVETDDGVTGVGEACSYGNPRQIADWVRWYRDSLVGAELDDFSVVPRPTGTALEHAVGSAHDFAVAGIDCALWDARGRAAGKPVARLLNPDAATDPVDVYASGGVRYDWHDDPRTLIADVLGYVDAGYRTVKFRLGTAWHWDRITPARFLALYDEVRDAVDGRAALAVDANSRLSRAEARVLAEGLSERGALWLEEPIAKDDLAGYAELNQAVPLRISGGESFTTIEQFRPWIENGCFDIVQPDAGVCGITEVMRVGRIAAAAGLSLIPHSWHNGLMLMANAHAVAALPNAPMVEECMVQGPLRWGVVQGGSPVKDGRVSVLGSPGLGADVIDGLEEQYPYVEGHYSVEVYR